DNA sequence from the Rhizobium sp. ARZ01 genome:
CGGACGGCAAGCTGATCTGGACCTATTTCGAGGCGATGAAGCCGGAGGAAATGCCGAAGTCGCTGCTGGTCATGGGCTCTGGGGCAATCGGCATCGAGTTCGCCTCCTTCTACCGCACGCTCGGCGTAGACGTGACCGTCGTCGAAGTGATGCCGACGGTGATGCCGGTCGAGGATGCCGAGATTTCGGCACTCGCGAAGAAGCAGTTCGAAAAACAGGGCATGAAGATCCATCTGGACGCCAAGGTCACCAAGG
Encoded proteins:
- a CDS encoding NAD-binding protein, coding for DGKLIWTYFEAMKPEEMPKSLLVMGSGAIGIEFASFYRTLGVDVTVVEVMPTVMPVEDAEISALAKKQFEKQGMKIHLDAKVTK